In the Colletotrichum higginsianum IMI 349063 chromosome 7 map unlocalized unitig_7, whole genome shotgun sequence genome, one interval contains:
- a CDS encoding tRNA-specific adenosine deaminase subunit TAD2, giving the protein MAGTKEIPSPQANMEAPSLSDSPSGPGPTSQGKDKGKRLSSTSKFIQNIFCRLIPSYSPNPKPSPTSSTTPSPTDTTTATSQHPTQPVQQPQLPLISENSEMAAVSVRSSEPAVPLVPIDCVPSPAASENNNNNNNNNAAAAADDDDNDSNKENQHKASASAVVAPFAALGRVSVESTCRSRPSASIPLTTLTPLSERPLHQAFMDQALDMARLALKTNETPVGCVLVYDGSVIARGMNATNVTRNGTRHAEFMALSALLSYRPNNSEEVVDAQLRQQASERSKLDMPDDEADFFPMDDEYVRKGHLYPYGQKLHRAPRVERSILRECVLYVTVEPCVMCAGLLRQLGIKKVYFGAVNDKFGGTGGVFSIHKNSTDTRQDPNPVTVLRPLQTSTNACNLPRPASSASGKGVLSNGRPTSQGGDGGNVEPGFEAEGGWGRDEAVNLLRRFYVQENGRAPVPRKKEGRAARLAAMEQAGSDAGTPVAPQSSDGDDEGNA; this is encoded by the exons ATGGCAGGTACCAAGGAGATTCCTTCCCCCCAGGCCAATATGGAGGCGCCCTCCCTTTCAGACTCGCCCTCGGGACCTGGGCCTACGTCTCAAGGGAAAGATAAAGGCAAGCGGCTTTCCTCGACAAGCAAGTTTATACAAAACATATTCTGCCGGCTCATCCCCTCTTATTCTCCCAACCCCAAACCCTCTCCCACCTCTTCCACGACGCCATCACCAACGGATACCACAACGGCAACATCGCAACATCCGACTCAACCAGTTCAGCAACCACAATTGCCACTGATATCGGAAAATTCAGAGATGGCAGCAGTTTCCGTTCGATCCAGCGAGCCCGCTGTTCCCTTGGTCCCTATTGACTGTGTTCCTTCTCCAGCGGCCTCggaaaacaacaacaacaacaacaacaacaacgccgccgccgccgccgacgacgacgacaacgacagcaaCAAGGAGAACCAGCACAAAGCTTCCGCCTCTGCGGTAGTTGCTCCGTTCGCAGCTCTGGGCCGGGTGAGCGTCGAGTCCACATGTCGATCACGACCATCGGCCTCTATTCCACTAACAACTCTGACGCCGCTGAGCGAGAGACCTTTGCACCAAGCCTTCATGGACCAAGCCTTAGACATG GCTCGCCTCGCTCTGAAAACCAACGAAACGCCAGTAGGCTGTGTTCTCGTCTATGACGGATCTGTCATCGCGAGAGGCATGAATGCCACTAACGTAACTCGGAATGGTACCCGACATGCCGAGTTCATGGCCCTGTCCGCCTTGCTGTCCTACCGACCCAACAATAGTGAAGAGGTCGTCGATGCTCAGCTTCGCCAGCAAGCCAGCGAACGGTCTAAGCTTGATATGCCAGACGATGAGGCGGACTTCTTCCCCATGGACGACGAGTACGTCAGAAAGGGTCATCTGTACCCCTACGGACAAAAACTCCACCGTGCCCCACGAGTTGAACGCTCCATTTTGAGAGAGTGTGTTCTTTACGTTACGGTCGAACCTTGCGTCATGTGCGCTGGTCTTCTTCGACAACTCGGCATCAAGAAGGTCTACTTTGGCGCCGTCAACGACAAATTTGGCGGCACCGGTGGTGTTTTTAGCATCCATAAGAACTCAACGGACACTCGCCAAGACCCCAATCCCGTCACTGTTCTCAGGCCCCTTCAGACTTCCACCAACGCCTGCAACCTGCCTCGGCCGGCCAGCTCGGCATCCGGCAAGGGTGTGTTGAGCAACGGTCGACCAACGAGCCAGGGAGGTGACGGCGGTAATGTCGAGCCGGGCTTCGAGGCAGAAGGTGGCTGGGGTCGGGATGAAGCTGTCAATCTTCTTCGACGTTTCTATGTGCAGGAGAATGGCCGAG CACCGGTGCCGCGGAAGAAGGAGGGCCGCGCTGCTAGACTTGCCGCCATGGAGCAGGCTGGAAGTGACGCCGGGACGCCGGTGGCCCCTCAGTCTtcagacggcgacgatgagggcAACGCTTGA
- a CDS encoding Permease, whose product MRFIETWNAKIAAGPVGRWFQLEGSGHPRERKGSLFFTELRAGLVAFFAMAYIISVNASIVSASGGTCVCRNEADPVCETDDDYLLCVAEINRDMVTATAAISALATFFMGLLANMPVGVAPGMGLNAYFTYSVVGFHGSGAVPYEVALTAIFIEGFVFFGLALLGLRQWLARAIPRCIKLATGVGIGLFLTLIGLTYGEGIGLIVGATETPLELAGCAEEHFKNGLCPSEHKMRNPRMWIGIFCGGILTVMLMMYRFKGAILAGILLVSIISWPRDTAVTYFPNTNVGNSKFEFFKKVVDFHPIQRTLNVQDWNVGGYSGAFGLAFITFLYVDILDCTGTLYSMARFANLIDEETQDFEGSSVAYMVDALSISVGAVFGTPPVTAFVESGAGISEGGKTGLTAMSTGLCFFISIFFAPIFASIPPWATGCVLILVGSMMVRAVVEINWRYIGDAIPAFITLALMPFTYSIADGLIGGVCSYILINTLIWVLEKVSGGRIVPHNKHEKDPWTWRIPGGILPPWVRRLLKGKKDFWRAVENTSASNAEPRPLEKTASSEQGGSMNGKDRDVGETITPHGGKSS is encoded by the exons ATGAGGTTCATCGAGACTTGGAACGCCaagatcgccgccggcccggTTGGACGGTGGTTCCAGCTCGAAGGCTCCGGCCAT CCCCGCGAGCGCAAGGGATCCCTCTTTTTTACCGAGctccgcgccggcctcgttgCCTTCTTTGCTATGGCCTACATTATCTCCGTCAACGCGTCCATCGTTTCTGCTTCCGGCGGAACCTGCGTCTGTCGCAACGAGGCAGACCCAGTTTGCGAAACAGACGATGACTATTTACTGTGTGTCGCCGAGATCAACCGCGACATGGTcactgccaccgccgccattTCCGCCTTGGCCACTTTCTTCATGGGACTCCTCGCCAATATGCCCGTCGGTGTCGCCCCAGGCATGGGCTTGAACGCCTACTTCACCTACTCCGTCGTCGGTTTCCACGGAAGCGGCGCCGTGCCCTATGAGGTCGCTCTGACCGCCATCTTCATTGAgggcttcgtcttcttcggtcTTGCCCTTCTCGGCTTGCGCCAGTGGCTTGCCCGTGCCATCCCCCGTTGCATCAAACTTGCAACCGGtgtcggcatcggcctgTTCCTTACCCTGATCGGTCTGACCTACGGCGAGGGAATCGGCCTGATCGTTGGTGCCACCGAGACACCCCTcgagctggctggctgtgcGGAAGAACACTTCAAAAATGGCTTGTGTCCATCGGAACACAAGATGCGCAACCCCAGGATGTGGATCGGCATATTCTGTGGCGGTATCCTAACCGTCATGCTGATGATGTACCGCTTCAAGGGTGCCATCCTCGCCGGTATCCTGCTAgtcagcatcatctcctgGCCCCGAGACACCGCAGTCACCTACTTCCCAAACACCAACGTTGGTAACTCCAAATTTGAGTTCTTCAAGAAGGTTGTCGATTTCCACCCTATCCAAAGGACCCTCAATGTGCAGGACTGGAACGTCGGAGGATACAGCGGCGCCTTTGGTCTCGCTTTCATCACCTTTTTGTACGTCGACATTCTCGACTGCACCGGCACTCTTTACTCCATGGCTCGTTTCGCAaacctcatcgacgaggagaccCAGGACTTCGAGGGCTCGTCCGTCGCCTACATGGTCGATGCTCTCAGCATCTCTGTTGGTGCAGTTTTCGGCACTCCTCCTGTCACGGCCTTTGTCGAGTCTGGAGCTGGTATTTCCGAGGGAGGCAAGACGGGCCTGACCGCCATGTCTACGGGACTCTGCTTCTTCATATCGATCTTTTTCGCCCCCATCTTCGCCTCCATCCCGCCGTGGGCCACTGGCTGCGTACTGATTCTCGTAGGATCCATGATGGTTCGCGCTGTTGTCGAGATCAACTGGAGATACATAGGTGATGCGATCCCTGCCTTCATCACGTTGGCTCTCATGCCCTTCACATACTCTATCGCCGATGGTCTCATCGGTGGCGTCTGCAGTTACATCCTCATCAATACCCTTATTTGGGTCCTTGAAAAGGTCTCCGGTGGGCGCATCGTTCCCCATAACAAGCACGAGAAAGACCCTTGGACCTGGCGCATTCCTGGCGGTATCTTGCCCCCTTGGGTCCGCCGTCTTCTCAAGGGCAAGAAAGACTTTTGGCGCGCAGTCGAGAACACATCCGCCAGCAACGCCGAGCCTAGACCCCTCGAGAAGACAGCCAGCTCCGAGCAGGGGGGTTCCATGAATGGCAAAGACAGGGACGTTGGTGAGACCATCACTCCACACGGTGGCAAATCGTCATAA